The Podospora pseudocomata strain CBS 415.72m chromosome 1 map unlocalized CBS415.72m_1, whole genome shotgun sequence genome has a segment encoding these proteins:
- a CDS encoding uncharacterized protein (EggNog:ENOG503PGI7) yields the protein MSTMDDTWTSPELKVKKRGRYGRRDYERFDHIASSHMRAGRGSIGKVEVDCRFMFTKSRWGVLGESQNPAGILYLDLDFHQPPDCKLESATVSVKLTEEDGEDARIEHRSSCPVKFTDHYGPKHIRGRETLVQTRKLVNRTPNVNVLGYGAGGLGIDKEKTVTGGSRWNFEGHISSTKGSIWYNTLKWELKENTFEYQPSHNNLIHTAFVLEHNATRFYMTVEISGKLSKFSDEFMKMFKFRDGKKEIVTKIEWANGYSCPLRLDRMARELHLQMEYENMARIPMEMPDALPAHYRPVATSPMPPVYHPPQPSVETMPPTGRIEEVSSGNIDGNVRISQPDRPPPLPASDSLDSLRIASGLIPPPVAHEQASPEADQVSETLGSTTCVNSSEDADEDEQSGSGNSSSTESTAAEETKEVRPQKGSPVDMGNPVSIWLRGIMLVWLAMLARAIGASVVEATSNPKVKMIEGEKIERRKGPKSALRSTTPKKKATSTGT from the coding sequence ATGTCGACAATGGACGACACATGGACCTCACCCGAGCTGAAGGTCAAAAAGCGTGGGAGATATGGACGGCGCGATTATGAACGATTCGACCATATAGCCTCATCCCACATGCGAGCAGGCCGTGGAAGCATTGGCAAAGTCGAGGTTGATTGCCGCTTCATGTTCACCAAATCCCGCTGGGGTGTACTTGGGGAGTCACAAAACCCAGCTGGCATATTGTACCTCGATCTAGActttcaccaacccccagaCTGCAAACTCGAGTCAGCAACTGTATCTGTGAAATTGAccgaggaagatggcgaagaCGCACGCATTGAGCATCGCTCCTCTTGCCCAGTCAAATTCACCGACCATTACGGCCCAAAACACATCCGCGGCCGAGAAACCTTGGTCCAAACGAGAAAGCTCGTCAATCGAACGCCAAATGTCAACGTGTTGGGATATGGTGCCGGTGGGCTGGGTAtcgacaaagaaaagaccgTGACTGGGGGGAGTCGCTGGAACTTTGAGGGTCATATCTCCTCGACGAAGGGCTCGATCTGGTACAACACTTTGAAATgggagctgaaggagaaCACATTTGAGTATCAACCATCACACAACAACCTTATCCACACAGCCTTCGTGCTCGAGCACAATGCGACGCGGTTCTATATGACGGTCGAGATTAGCGGAAAACTCTCCAAGTTCTCAGACGAGTTCATGAAGATGTTCAAGTTCCGTGACGGGAAAAAGGAAATAGTTACCAAGATTGAATGGGCAAACGGTTACTCATGCCCGCTCCGGCTGGATCGAATGGCTCGTGAGCTGCATCTGCAGATGGAGTACGAAAACATGGCGAGGATCCCGATGGAAATGCCCGATGCTTTGCCAGCACATTATCGGCCTGTGGCCACGTCTCCAATGCCGCCGGTATACCATCCGCCACAACCCAGTGTCGAGACAATGCCACCAACGGGGAGGATAGAGGAAGTGTCGTCGGGAAACATCGACGGAAATGTCAGGATATCACAACCGgaccgccctcctccacttcccgCCAGCGATTCTCTAGACAGCTTGCGAATAGCATCGGGGCTCATTCCTCCGCCAGTAGCTCACGAACAAGCCAGTCCCGAGGCAGATCAAGTCTCGGAAACTTTGGGCTCCACCACTTGTGTAAACTCGTCCGAGGAtgccgatgaggatgaaCAGAGCGGCAGCGGGAACAGTTCGAGTACTGAGAGCACGGCTGCGGAAGAAACCAAGGAGGTTAGACCACAAAAAGGTAGCCCAGTGGATATGGGTAACCCGGTCTCGATATGGCTGAGAGGCATCATGCTGGTGTggttggccatgctggcTCGCGCAATTGGTGCGTCAGTGGTGGAAGCAACGTCGAATCCCAAGGTAAAGATGATCGAAGGCGAAAAGATTGAAAGGAGAAAAGGACCGAAAAGTGCATTACGTTCAACAACGCCTAAAAAAAAGGCAACATCAACAGGAACTTGA